The following are from one region of the Tachyglossus aculeatus isolate mTacAcu1 chromosome 13, mTacAcu1.pri, whole genome shotgun sequence genome:
- the SMARCD3 gene encoding SWI/SNF-related matrix-associated actin-dependent regulator of chromatin subfamily D member 3 isoform X3, protein MAADEVTGGARKATKSKLFEFLVHGVRPGMPSGARMPHQGAPMGPPGSPYMGSPAVRPGLAPAGMEPARKRAAPPPGQSQGQSQGQTAPTAPARSRSAKRRKMADKILPQRIRELVPESQAYMDLLAFERKLDQTIMRKRVDIQEALKRPMKQKRKLRLYISNTFNPAKPDADDSDGSIASWELRVEGKLLDDPSKQKRKFSSFFKSLVIELDKDLYGPDNHLVEWHRTPTTQETDGFQVKRPGDLSVRCTLLLMLDYQPPQFKLDPRLARLLGLHTQSRSAIVQALWQYVKTNRLQDSHDKEYINGDKYFQQIFDCPRLKFSEIPQRLTALLLPPDPIVINHVISVDPSDQKKTACYDIDVEVEEPLKGQMNSFLLSTANQQEISALDSKIHETIESINQLKIQRDFMLSFSRDPKGYVQDLLRSQSRDLKVMTDVAGNPEEERRAEFYHQPWSQEAVSRYFYCKPRPSPVTDPAAQTGAGAVAGRA, encoded by the exons CGCCCCGGGATGCCGTCGGGAGCCCGGATGCCCCATCAGGGGGCCCCCATGGGTCCCCCGGGGTCCCCGTACATGGGCAGCCCCGCCGTGCGTCCAGGCCTGGCCCCAGCTGGAATGGAGCCGGCCCGCAAGAGAGCGGCACCTCCACCCgggcagagccaggggcagagccagggccaGACGGCACCCACGGCCCCCGCCCGGAGCCGCAG TGCCAAGAGGAGGAAGATGGCTGACAAAATACTCCCTCAGAGG atcCGGGAGCTGGTCCCCGAGTCCCAGGCATACATGGACCTGTTGGCCTTCGAGAGGAAGCTGGACCAGACTATCATGCGGAAGCGCGTGGACATCCAGGAAGCACTGAAGAGGCCGATGAAG CAAAAACGGAAGCTGCGACTCTACATCTCCAACACGTTCAACCCGGCCAAGCCAGATGCCGACGACTCGGACGGCAGCATTGCTTCCTGGGAGCTGCGGGTGGAGGGGAAACTCCTGGATGAC CCCAGCAAGCAGAAGAGGAAGTTCTCCTCCTTCTTCAAGAGCTTGGTCATCGAGCTGGACAAGGACCTCTACGGTCCTGACAACCACCTGGTTGAG TGGCACCGGACGCCCACAACGCAGGAGACGGACGGATTCCAGGTGAAGCGGCCAGGAGATCTGAGCGTGCGCTgcaccctgcttctcatgctagACTACCAG cccccccAGTTCAAGCTGGACCCGCGCCTGGCCCGGCTGCTGGGGCTGCACACGCAGAGTCGCTCAGCCATCGTGCAGGCCCTGTGGCAGTACGTGAAGACCAACCGGCTGCAGGACTCCCACGACAAGGAGTACATCAACGGGGACAAGTACTTCCAGCAG ATCTTCGATTGCCCCCGGCTGAAGTTCTCGGAGATCCCCCAGCGCCTCACGGCCCTGCTGTTGCCCCCAGACCCAATCGTCATCAATCACGTCATCAG cgTGGACCCTTCAGACCAGAAGAAGACAGCCTGCTACGAcatcgatgtggaggtggaggagccGCTGAAGGGCCAGATGAACAGCTTCCTCCTGTCCACCGCCAACCAGCAGGAGATCAGCGCGCTGGACAGCAAG ATCCACGAAACCATCGAGTCCATCAATCAGCTCAAGATCCAGAGGGACTTCATGCTCAGCTTCTCTAGAGACCCCAAGGGCTACGTTCAGGACCTGCTGCGCTCCCAAAGTCGGGACCTCAAG GTAATGACGGACGTGGCCGGGAATCCCGAGGAGGAGCGGCGGGCCGAGTTCTaccaccagccctggtcccaggaGGCCGTGAGCCGCTACTTCTACTGCAAG CCCCGGCCCTCTCCTGTTACAGATCCAGCAGCGCAGACAGGAGCTGGAGCAGTCGCTGGGCGTGCGTAA
- the SMARCD3 gene encoding SWI/SNF-related matrix-associated actin-dependent regulator of chromatin subfamily D member 3 isoform X2 translates to MFLPLRTLPPMTPGLQHPPANSTVVQRPGMPSGARMPHQGAPMGPPGSPYMGSPAVRPGLAPAGMEPARKRAAPPPGQSQGQSQGQTAPTAPARSRSAKRRKMADKILPQRIRELVPESQAYMDLLAFERKLDQTIMRKRVDIQEALKRPMKQKRKLRLYISNTFNPAKPDADDSDGSIASWELRVEGKLLDDPSKQKRKFSSFFKSLVIELDKDLYGPDNHLVEWHRTPTTQETDGFQVKRPGDLSVRCTLLLMLDYQPPQFKLDPRLARLLGLHTQSRSAIVQALWQYVKTNRLQDSHDKEYINGDKYFQQIFDCPRLKFSEIPQRLTALLLPPDPIVINHVISVDPSDQKKTACYDIDVEVEEPLKGQMNSFLLSTANQQEISALDSKIHETIESINQLKIQRDFMLSFSRDPKGYVQDLLRSQSRDLKVMTDVAGNPEEERRAEFYHQPWSQEAVSRYFYCKPRPSPVTDPAAQTGAGAVAGRA, encoded by the exons CGCCCCGGGATGCCGTCGGGAGCCCGGATGCCCCATCAGGGGGCCCCCATGGGTCCCCCGGGGTCCCCGTACATGGGCAGCCCCGCCGTGCGTCCAGGCCTGGCCCCAGCTGGAATGGAGCCGGCCCGCAAGAGAGCGGCACCTCCACCCgggcagagccaggggcagagccagggccaGACGGCACCCACGGCCCCCGCCCGGAGCCGCAG TGCCAAGAGGAGGAAGATGGCTGACAAAATACTCCCTCAGAGG atcCGGGAGCTGGTCCCCGAGTCCCAGGCATACATGGACCTGTTGGCCTTCGAGAGGAAGCTGGACCAGACTATCATGCGGAAGCGCGTGGACATCCAGGAAGCACTGAAGAGGCCGATGAAG CAAAAACGGAAGCTGCGACTCTACATCTCCAACACGTTCAACCCGGCCAAGCCAGATGCCGACGACTCGGACGGCAGCATTGCTTCCTGGGAGCTGCGGGTGGAGGGGAAACTCCTGGATGAC CCCAGCAAGCAGAAGAGGAAGTTCTCCTCCTTCTTCAAGAGCTTGGTCATCGAGCTGGACAAGGACCTCTACGGTCCTGACAACCACCTGGTTGAG TGGCACCGGACGCCCACAACGCAGGAGACGGACGGATTCCAGGTGAAGCGGCCAGGAGATCTGAGCGTGCGCTgcaccctgcttctcatgctagACTACCAG cccccccAGTTCAAGCTGGACCCGCGCCTGGCCCGGCTGCTGGGGCTGCACACGCAGAGTCGCTCAGCCATCGTGCAGGCCCTGTGGCAGTACGTGAAGACCAACCGGCTGCAGGACTCCCACGACAAGGAGTACATCAACGGGGACAAGTACTTCCAGCAG ATCTTCGATTGCCCCCGGCTGAAGTTCTCGGAGATCCCCCAGCGCCTCACGGCCCTGCTGTTGCCCCCAGACCCAATCGTCATCAATCACGTCATCAG cgTGGACCCTTCAGACCAGAAGAAGACAGCCTGCTACGAcatcgatgtggaggtggaggagccGCTGAAGGGCCAGATGAACAGCTTCCTCCTGTCCACCGCCAACCAGCAGGAGATCAGCGCGCTGGACAGCAAG ATCCACGAAACCATCGAGTCCATCAATCAGCTCAAGATCCAGAGGGACTTCATGCTCAGCTTCTCTAGAGACCCCAAGGGCTACGTTCAGGACCTGCTGCGCTCCCAAAGTCGGGACCTCAAG GTAATGACGGACGTGGCCGGGAATCCCGAGGAGGAGCGGCGGGCCGAGTTCTaccaccagccctggtcccaggaGGCCGTGAGCCGCTACTTCTACTGCAAG CCCCGGCCCTCTCCTGTTACAGATCCAGCAGCGCAGACAGGAGCTGGAGCAGTCGCTGGGCGTGCGTAA
- the SMARCD3 gene encoding SWI/SNF-related matrix-associated actin-dependent regulator of chromatin subfamily D member 3 isoform X5 translates to MAADEVTGGARKATKSKLFEFLVHGVRPGMPSGARMPHQGAPMGPPGSPYMGSPAVRPGLAPAGMEPARKRAAPPPGQSQGQSQGQTAPTAPARSRSAKRRKMADKILPQRIRELVPESQAYMDLLAFERKLDQTIMRKRVDIQEALKRPMKQKRKLRLYISNTFNPAKPDADDSDGSIASWELRVEGKLLDDPSKQKRKFSSFFKSLVIELDKDLYGPDNHLVEWHRTPTTQETDGFQVKRPGDLSVRCTLLLMLDYQPPQFKLDPRLARLLGLHTQSRSAIVQALWQYVKTNRLQDSHDKEYINGDKYFQQIFDCPRLKFSEIPQRLTALLLPPDPIVINHVISVDPSDQKKTACYDIDVEVEEPLKGQMNSFLLSTANQQEISALDSKIHETIESINQLKIQRDFMLSFSRDPKGYVQDLLRSQSRDLKVMTDVAGNPEEERRAEFYHQPWSQEAVSRYFYCKIQQRRQELEQSLGVRNT, encoded by the exons CGCCCCGGGATGCCGTCGGGAGCCCGGATGCCCCATCAGGGGGCCCCCATGGGTCCCCCGGGGTCCCCGTACATGGGCAGCCCCGCCGTGCGTCCAGGCCTGGCCCCAGCTGGAATGGAGCCGGCCCGCAAGAGAGCGGCACCTCCACCCgggcagagccaggggcagagccagggccaGACGGCACCCACGGCCCCCGCCCGGAGCCGCAG TGCCAAGAGGAGGAAGATGGCTGACAAAATACTCCCTCAGAGG atcCGGGAGCTGGTCCCCGAGTCCCAGGCATACATGGACCTGTTGGCCTTCGAGAGGAAGCTGGACCAGACTATCATGCGGAAGCGCGTGGACATCCAGGAAGCACTGAAGAGGCCGATGAAG CAAAAACGGAAGCTGCGACTCTACATCTCCAACACGTTCAACCCGGCCAAGCCAGATGCCGACGACTCGGACGGCAGCATTGCTTCCTGGGAGCTGCGGGTGGAGGGGAAACTCCTGGATGAC CCCAGCAAGCAGAAGAGGAAGTTCTCCTCCTTCTTCAAGAGCTTGGTCATCGAGCTGGACAAGGACCTCTACGGTCCTGACAACCACCTGGTTGAG TGGCACCGGACGCCCACAACGCAGGAGACGGACGGATTCCAGGTGAAGCGGCCAGGAGATCTGAGCGTGCGCTgcaccctgcttctcatgctagACTACCAG cccccccAGTTCAAGCTGGACCCGCGCCTGGCCCGGCTGCTGGGGCTGCACACGCAGAGTCGCTCAGCCATCGTGCAGGCCCTGTGGCAGTACGTGAAGACCAACCGGCTGCAGGACTCCCACGACAAGGAGTACATCAACGGGGACAAGTACTTCCAGCAG ATCTTCGATTGCCCCCGGCTGAAGTTCTCGGAGATCCCCCAGCGCCTCACGGCCCTGCTGTTGCCCCCAGACCCAATCGTCATCAATCACGTCATCAG cgTGGACCCTTCAGACCAGAAGAAGACAGCCTGCTACGAcatcgatgtggaggtggaggagccGCTGAAGGGCCAGATGAACAGCTTCCTCCTGTCCACCGCCAACCAGCAGGAGATCAGCGCGCTGGACAGCAAG ATCCACGAAACCATCGAGTCCATCAATCAGCTCAAGATCCAGAGGGACTTCATGCTCAGCTTCTCTAGAGACCCCAAGGGCTACGTTCAGGACCTGCTGCGCTCCCAAAGTCGGGACCTCAAG GTAATGACGGACGTGGCCGGGAATCCCGAGGAGGAGCGGCGGGCCGAGTTCTaccaccagccctggtcccaggaGGCCGTGAGCCGCTACTTCTACTGCAAG ATCCAGCAGCGCAGACAGGAGCTGGAGCAGTCGCTGGGCGTGCGTAACACCTAG
- the SMARCD3 gene encoding SWI/SNF-related matrix-associated actin-dependent regulator of chromatin subfamily D member 3 isoform X4 → MGGAAETSTRGLDLSVTETHWVLLGCWQRPGMPSGARMPHQGAPMGPPGSPYMGSPAVRPGLAPAGMEPARKRAAPPPGQSQGQSQGQTAPTAPARSRSAKRRKMADKILPQRIRELVPESQAYMDLLAFERKLDQTIMRKRVDIQEALKRPMKQKRKLRLYISNTFNPAKPDADDSDGSIASWELRVEGKLLDDPSKQKRKFSSFFKSLVIELDKDLYGPDNHLVEWHRTPTTQETDGFQVKRPGDLSVRCTLLLMLDYQPPQFKLDPRLARLLGLHTQSRSAIVQALWQYVKTNRLQDSHDKEYINGDKYFQQIFDCPRLKFSEIPQRLTALLLPPDPIVINHVISVDPSDQKKTACYDIDVEVEEPLKGQMNSFLLSTANQQEISALDSKIHETIESINQLKIQRDFMLSFSRDPKGYVQDLLRSQSRDLKVMTDVAGNPEEERRAEFYHQPWSQEAVSRYFYCKIQQRRQELEQSLGVRNT, encoded by the exons CGCCCCGGGATGCCGTCGGGAGCCCGGATGCCCCATCAGGGGGCCCCCATGGGTCCCCCGGGGTCCCCGTACATGGGCAGCCCCGCCGTGCGTCCAGGCCTGGCCCCAGCTGGAATGGAGCCGGCCCGCAAGAGAGCGGCACCTCCACCCgggcagagccaggggcagagccagggccaGACGGCACCCACGGCCCCCGCCCGGAGCCGCAG TGCCAAGAGGAGGAAGATGGCTGACAAAATACTCCCTCAGAGG atcCGGGAGCTGGTCCCCGAGTCCCAGGCATACATGGACCTGTTGGCCTTCGAGAGGAAGCTGGACCAGACTATCATGCGGAAGCGCGTGGACATCCAGGAAGCACTGAAGAGGCCGATGAAG CAAAAACGGAAGCTGCGACTCTACATCTCCAACACGTTCAACCCGGCCAAGCCAGATGCCGACGACTCGGACGGCAGCATTGCTTCCTGGGAGCTGCGGGTGGAGGGGAAACTCCTGGATGAC CCCAGCAAGCAGAAGAGGAAGTTCTCCTCCTTCTTCAAGAGCTTGGTCATCGAGCTGGACAAGGACCTCTACGGTCCTGACAACCACCTGGTTGAG TGGCACCGGACGCCCACAACGCAGGAGACGGACGGATTCCAGGTGAAGCGGCCAGGAGATCTGAGCGTGCGCTgcaccctgcttctcatgctagACTACCAG cccccccAGTTCAAGCTGGACCCGCGCCTGGCCCGGCTGCTGGGGCTGCACACGCAGAGTCGCTCAGCCATCGTGCAGGCCCTGTGGCAGTACGTGAAGACCAACCGGCTGCAGGACTCCCACGACAAGGAGTACATCAACGGGGACAAGTACTTCCAGCAG ATCTTCGATTGCCCCCGGCTGAAGTTCTCGGAGATCCCCCAGCGCCTCACGGCCCTGCTGTTGCCCCCAGACCCAATCGTCATCAATCACGTCATCAG cgTGGACCCTTCAGACCAGAAGAAGACAGCCTGCTACGAcatcgatgtggaggtggaggagccGCTGAAGGGCCAGATGAACAGCTTCCTCCTGTCCACCGCCAACCAGCAGGAGATCAGCGCGCTGGACAGCAAG ATCCACGAAACCATCGAGTCCATCAATCAGCTCAAGATCCAGAGGGACTTCATGCTCAGCTTCTCTAGAGACCCCAAGGGCTACGTTCAGGACCTGCTGCGCTCCCAAAGTCGGGACCTCAAG GTAATGACGGACGTGGCCGGGAATCCCGAGGAGGAGCGGCGGGCCGAGTTCTaccaccagccctggtcccaggaGGCCGTGAGCCGCTACTTCTACTGCAAG ATCCAGCAGCGCAGACAGGAGCTGGAGCAGTCGCTGGGCGTGCGTAACACCTAG
- the SMARCD3 gene encoding SWI/SNF-related matrix-associated actin-dependent regulator of chromatin subfamily D member 3 isoform X1 has protein sequence MGGAAETSTRGLDLSVTETHWVLLGCWQRPGMPSGARMPHQGAPMGPPGSPYMGSPAVRPGLAPAGMEPARKRAAPPPGQSQGQSQGQTAPTAPARSRSAKRRKMADKILPQRIRELVPESQAYMDLLAFERKLDQTIMRKRVDIQEALKRPMKQKRKLRLYISNTFNPAKPDADDSDGSIASWELRVEGKLLDDPSKQKRKFSSFFKSLVIELDKDLYGPDNHLVEWHRTPTTQETDGFQVKRPGDLSVRCTLLLMLDYQPPQFKLDPRLARLLGLHTQSRSAIVQALWQYVKTNRLQDSHDKEYINGDKYFQQIFDCPRLKFSEIPQRLTALLLPPDPIVINHVISVDPSDQKKTACYDIDVEVEEPLKGQMNSFLLSTANQQEISALDSKIHETIESINQLKIQRDFMLSFSRDPKGYVQDLLRSQSRDLKVMTDVAGNPEEERRAEFYHQPWSQEAVSRYFYCKPRPSPVTDPAAQTGAGAVAGRA, from the exons CGCCCCGGGATGCCGTCGGGAGCCCGGATGCCCCATCAGGGGGCCCCCATGGGTCCCCCGGGGTCCCCGTACATGGGCAGCCCCGCCGTGCGTCCAGGCCTGGCCCCAGCTGGAATGGAGCCGGCCCGCAAGAGAGCGGCACCTCCACCCgggcagagccaggggcagagccagggccaGACGGCACCCACGGCCCCCGCCCGGAGCCGCAG TGCCAAGAGGAGGAAGATGGCTGACAAAATACTCCCTCAGAGG atcCGGGAGCTGGTCCCCGAGTCCCAGGCATACATGGACCTGTTGGCCTTCGAGAGGAAGCTGGACCAGACTATCATGCGGAAGCGCGTGGACATCCAGGAAGCACTGAAGAGGCCGATGAAG CAAAAACGGAAGCTGCGACTCTACATCTCCAACACGTTCAACCCGGCCAAGCCAGATGCCGACGACTCGGACGGCAGCATTGCTTCCTGGGAGCTGCGGGTGGAGGGGAAACTCCTGGATGAC CCCAGCAAGCAGAAGAGGAAGTTCTCCTCCTTCTTCAAGAGCTTGGTCATCGAGCTGGACAAGGACCTCTACGGTCCTGACAACCACCTGGTTGAG TGGCACCGGACGCCCACAACGCAGGAGACGGACGGATTCCAGGTGAAGCGGCCAGGAGATCTGAGCGTGCGCTgcaccctgcttctcatgctagACTACCAG cccccccAGTTCAAGCTGGACCCGCGCCTGGCCCGGCTGCTGGGGCTGCACACGCAGAGTCGCTCAGCCATCGTGCAGGCCCTGTGGCAGTACGTGAAGACCAACCGGCTGCAGGACTCCCACGACAAGGAGTACATCAACGGGGACAAGTACTTCCAGCAG ATCTTCGATTGCCCCCGGCTGAAGTTCTCGGAGATCCCCCAGCGCCTCACGGCCCTGCTGTTGCCCCCAGACCCAATCGTCATCAATCACGTCATCAG cgTGGACCCTTCAGACCAGAAGAAGACAGCCTGCTACGAcatcgatgtggaggtggaggagccGCTGAAGGGCCAGATGAACAGCTTCCTCCTGTCCACCGCCAACCAGCAGGAGATCAGCGCGCTGGACAGCAAG ATCCACGAAACCATCGAGTCCATCAATCAGCTCAAGATCCAGAGGGACTTCATGCTCAGCTTCTCTAGAGACCCCAAGGGCTACGTTCAGGACCTGCTGCGCTCCCAAAGTCGGGACCTCAAG GTAATGACGGACGTGGCCGGGAATCCCGAGGAGGAGCGGCGGGCCGAGTTCTaccaccagccctggtcccaggaGGCCGTGAGCCGCTACTTCTACTGCAAG CCCCGGCCCTCTCCTGTTACAGATCCAGCAGCGCAGACAGGAGCTGGAGCAGTCGCTGGGCGTGCGTAA